The Xenopus tropicalis strain Nigerian chromosome 2, UCB_Xtro_10.0, whole genome shotgun sequence genome window below encodes:
- the vn1r1 gene encoding olfactory receptor class A-like protein 1 — MDLCVMIKGVSFFIQTSLGIFGNSIILISYANMLSRGPKLMPVDIVLSHLAFVNMMVLLTRGIPQTMSVFEIEHILNDTGCKIVVYSYRIVRGLSVSVTCLLSVLQAVIIAPVKRWTIVKIKEVKYLSLSLVAIWVINMAVCIAAPFFSKVPGTGKISKFTLNLGFCHVLFPDQVSYIINGFAVSFRDFTFVGVMVYSSGYIIRILYRHRRQVQNIRRSTSAQNATAETKAAKDVLRLVLLYVIFFGLDNIIWINMLTVSDVPSVVTDLRVFFSSCYASFSPIFIIRSNKRIQKALKCSFKRQQTSQPEVYVCHI; from the coding sequence ATGGATTTATGTGTCATGATAAAGGGTGTGTCATTTTTTATCCAAACTAGCCTTGGTATCTTTGGTAACTCTATTATCTTGATATCCTATGCAAACATGCTCAGCCGGGGTCCTAAACTGATGCCAGTTGATATAGTACTCTCTCACTTAGCATTTGTAAATATGATGGTTTTATTGACAAGAGGCATTCCTCAAACAATGTCTGTTTTTGAAATAGAACACATACTGAATGATACAGGCTGTAAAATTGTTGTCTATTCTTATAGGATAGTGCGCGGCTTGTCTGTCTCTGTAACTTGTTTGCTCAGTGTCTTACAGGCTGTCATAATTGCCCCTGTTAAAAGATGGACTATCGTCAAAATCAAAGAAGTCAAGTACTTAAGTCTCTCACTTGTAGCTATATGGGTGATCAATATGGCTGTGTGCATAGCAGctccatttttttctaaagttccAGGGACTGGCAAGATCTCTAAATTTACACTGAATCTGGGGTTCTGTCATGTCCTTTTCCCCGACCAAGTGAGCTACATCATCAATGGTTTTGCTGTATCCTTTAGGGACTTTACCTTTGTGGGGGTTATGGTTTATTCCAGTGGTTACATCATAAGGATTCTTTACAGACACCGTAGACAGGTTCAGAACATAAGACGGTCAACAAGTGCTCAGAATGCTACTGCTGAAACAAAGGCTGCTAAAGACGTACTTAGGCTTGTTCTGCTGTACGTCATCTTTTTTGGGCTTGATAACATTATCTGGATTAATATGTTGACTGTGTCAGATGTACCTTCCGTTGTTACAGACTTGAGAGTCTTTTTTTCATCTTGCTATGCATCCTTCAGTCCAATATTTATTATAAGATCTAACAAAAGGATACAAAAAGCATTAAAATGTTCATTCAAACGTCAGCAGACTTCCCAGCCAGAGGTCTATGTGTGTCATATATAG